From the Maioricimonas rarisocia genome, one window contains:
- a CDS encoding NAD(P)/FAD-dependent oxidoreductase, translated as MIQVNYPPCDDFQPEVKDSYDVVVIGGGPAGATTGALLAEKGHSVLILERHPVPRFHVGESLIPETYWTLERLGLIEQLRASAFPKKFSVQFVSDGWKESAPFYFDDMNPHESAQTWQVERGDFDKMLLDNAVAKGATVRTDAHVMDVLFDGETAQGVKVKIGRDAATAEVREIRSKVVADASGQSAFLINRLGLKVPDPHLKKATVWTYWKGAQRDPGKDEGATIVLQTEGKKSWFWYIPLREDIVSVGCTGNLDYMFGGGVSAEEAYNRELERCPALQKRLEKATQHTGYHTTKDYSYKSTQSAGPGWVAVGDASSFVDPVYSSGVHLALKSGEYAADAAHEALEANDLSGERLGAWRAEYSEGVENFRRLVYAFYAPDFSFGDFLRTYPHYKQLVVDILVGNVFKPGFDDMFAAMGDAIPPGSTEPTGT; from the coding sequence ATGATTCAGGTCAACTATCCTCCCTGCGACGACTTCCAGCCGGAAGTGAAAGACTCGTACGACGTTGTCGTCATCGGCGGCGGCCCCGCCGGTGCGACGACCGGGGCGCTGCTGGCGGAAAAAGGACATTCGGTTCTCATCCTCGAGCGGCACCCGGTCCCGCGGTTTCACGTGGGCGAGTCGCTCATCCCGGAGACCTACTGGACGCTCGAGCGGCTGGGGCTGATCGAGCAGCTCAGGGCGAGCGCATTCCCCAAGAAATTCAGTGTCCAGTTCGTTTCGGACGGCTGGAAGGAATCCGCTCCCTTCTACTTCGACGACATGAACCCGCACGAAAGTGCGCAGACCTGGCAGGTCGAGCGGGGGGACTTCGACAAGATGCTCCTCGACAATGCCGTCGCGAAGGGTGCCACCGTCCGAACCGACGCCCACGTCATGGATGTGCTGTTCGACGGCGAGACCGCGCAGGGCGTGAAGGTGAAGATCGGCCGCGATGCAGCCACCGCCGAGGTCCGCGAGATCCGCAGCAAAGTTGTCGCCGACGCCAGCGGCCAGTCCGCCTTCCTTATCAACCGGCTCGGCCTGAAGGTTCCTGATCCGCACCTGAAGAAGGCAACCGTCTGGACTTACTGGAAAGGGGCCCAGCGCGATCCCGGCAAGGATGAAGGGGCAACCATCGTCCTGCAGACCGAAGGGAAGAAAAGCTGGTTCTGGTACATCCCGCTGCGTGAAGACATCGTCAGCGTCGGCTGCACCGGCAACCTCGACTACATGTTCGGCGGCGGCGTCTCCGCCGAGGAGGCGTACAACCGCGAGCTCGAGCGCTGCCCTGCGCTGCAGAAGCGGCTCGAAAAGGCCACGCAGCACACCGGTTACCACACGACCAAAGACTACTCCTACAAGTCGACGCAGTCTGCCGGCCCCGGCTGGGTCGCCGTCGGGGATGCGTCCAGCTTCGTCGACCCGGTCTACTCCTCCGGAGTTCACCTGGCTCTCAAGTCGGGCGAATACGCGGCCGACGCGGCGCACGAAGCACTCGAGGCCAACGACCTCTCCGGAGAGCGGCTGGGAGCATGGCGGGCGGAGTACTCGGAAGGAGTCGAAAACTTCCGGAGGCTCGTCTACGCCTTCTACGCCCCCGACTTCAGCTTTGGAGACTTCCTGCGGACGTACCCCCACTACAAGCAACTGGTTGTCGACATTCTTGTCGGCAACGTATTCAAGCCGGGGTTCGACGACATGTTTGCCGCAATGGGAGACGCCATTCCGCCCGGCAGCACCGAGCCGACCGGTACGTAG
- a CDS encoding Gfo/Idh/MocA family protein, which yields MSLTRRYFLKSAAAGAAVAATGVHHLQAETSPVSRSSNEKLGFAIVGVRGQGNSHIRSLVGRDDVEIRYICDVDETVGRKRQAEVAEKQGREPEFVQDFRKALEDPSVDCISTATPNHWHALVSILSMQAGKDVYVEKPVSHNVWEGREMTRWARHLGRICQCGTQSRSSPSLKEAVDFVQSGKLGAIQYAIGTCYKPRKSIGRLDKPLNIPSSIDYDLWCGPAAKVDLYRPQLHYDWHWDFNTGNGDMGNQGIHQMDIARWFLGEQALSPRVMSIGGRLGYVDAGNTPNTQIVYHDFDNAPLIFETRGLPKKGLDWKNGMDNYRGSQIGVIVQCEDGYVVIPSYTKATAYTNDGEAIQTWSGGGGHHDNFIAAVRSGDHKDLNADIEEGHLSSALCHTGAISHLVGEKATGERIASSVRGNARAADSFERMASHLDANGISIDDPVLTLGPWLEMDPQAETFVDNASANALLKRNYRKGFEVPVCPVS from the coding sequence ATGTCGCTGACCCGTCGTTATTTCCTCAAGTCTGCCGCTGCCGGGGCCGCTGTTGCAGCGACCGGCGTCCACCATCTGCAAGCGGAAACATCACCCGTCAGCCGCAGCAGCAACGAGAAGCTCGGCTTCGCCATCGTCGGCGTTCGCGGACAGGGGAACAGCCACATCCGTTCCCTCGTTGGACGCGATGACGTCGAGATTCGTTACATCTGTGACGTCGACGAAACCGTCGGCCGCAAGCGTCAGGCAGAAGTTGCCGAGAAGCAGGGACGTGAGCCGGAATTCGTCCAGGACTTCCGCAAGGCTCTCGAAGATCCTTCCGTCGACTGCATCTCGACCGCCACACCCAACCACTGGCACGCCCTGGTCTCGATCCTCTCGATGCAGGCCGGCAAGGACGTCTACGTCGAAAAACCGGTCTCGCACAACGTGTGGGAAGGCCGTGAAATGACCCGCTGGGCCCGGCACTTGGGACGCATCTGCCAGTGCGGCACGCAGTCCCGGTCGAGCCCGAGCCTGAAGGAAGCCGTCGACTTCGTGCAGAGCGGCAAGCTCGGCGCGATCCAGTATGCGATCGGCACCTGCTACAAGCCCCGCAAGAGCATCGGCCGGCTCGACAAGCCGCTGAACATCCCCTCCTCGATCGACTACGACCTGTGGTGCGGACCGGCGGCAAAGGTCGACCTGTACCGGCCGCAGCTGCATTACGACTGGCACTGGGACTTCAACACCGGCAACGGCGACATGGGGAACCAGGGCATCCATCAGATGGACATCGCCCGCTGGTTCCTCGGCGAACAGGCCCTCTCGCCGCGGGTGATGAGCATCGGCGGCCGCCTCGGCTACGTCGACGCCGGCAACACGCCGAACACCCAGATCGTCTACCACGACTTCGACAACGCGCCGCTCATCTTCGAGACCCGCGGCCTGCCGAAGAAGGGGCTCGACTGGAAGAACGGCATGGACAACTACCGCGGATCGCAGATCGGCGTGATCGTCCAGTGTGAAGACGGATACGTGGTCATTCCCTCCTACACCAAGGCGACCGCATACACCAACGACGGTGAGGCGATCCAGACCTGGTCGGGTGGCGGCGGTCACCACGACAACTTCATCGCGGCCGTCCGGTCCGGCGATCACAAGGACCTGAACGCCGACATCGAAGAAGGCCATCTCTCCAGCGCCCTGTGCCACACCGGTGCGATCTCGCACCTGGTGGGTGAGAAGGCGACCGGTGAGCGGATTGCCTCGTCCGTTCGCGGCAACGCCCGGGCGGCCGACTCGTTCGAGCGGATGGCTTCGCATCTCGACGCCAACGGCATCTCGATCGACGATCCGGTGCTGACGCTCGGTCCGTGGCTCGAGATGGACCCGCAGGCGGAAACGTTCGTCGACAATGCCTCGGCCAACGCGCTGCTGAAGCGGAACTACCGCAAGGGCTTCGAGGTCCCGGTCTGCCCGGTCTCGTGA
- a CDS encoding DUF5131 family protein, with product MSASTKIQWCDSTCNPTMGCDGCELWTAKVKKCYAGTLHVRFGGASKGYAPSFEEVTRFPGRMEQATRWRDLSGTSRVKKPWLDGYPRLIFVSDMSDAMSDGVSFEFLQGEVIDCVASDGGRNHQWLWLTKRPNRMAEFSNWLALQGICWPSNLWAGTSVTSQRTTSRIEHLLRVGDENTIRFLSVEPQYEQVDLGKWLPHLNWVIQGGESGRGAARFELEWARLLIAQCREHGVPYFLKQLGASVTSDGMSLRFEDGHAGNWDEWPDDLRVRELPTLPKVGSGVAESLARKPTDTAFSAWETGCRNA from the coding sequence ATGAGTGCGTCGACGAAGATCCAGTGGTGCGATTCCACCTGCAACCCGACCATGGGGTGTGACGGGTGTGAGCTGTGGACGGCCAAAGTGAAGAAGTGCTACGCCGGAACGTTGCACGTGCGCTTCGGCGGAGCGTCCAAGGGGTATGCTCCCTCATTCGAAGAGGTGACGCGTTTCCCTGGCCGGATGGAGCAGGCAACGCGCTGGCGGGATCTCAGTGGAACATCTCGCGTGAAGAAGCCCTGGCTCGACGGCTATCCCCGACTGATTTTTGTCTCGGACATGTCAGACGCCATGTCGGACGGGGTTTCGTTCGAATTCCTGCAAGGTGAGGTGATCGACTGCGTGGCATCAGATGGCGGCCGAAATCACCAGTGGCTCTGGCTGACGAAGCGGCCGAATCGTATGGCCGAGTTTTCAAACTGGCTTGCCCTGCAGGGGATCTGCTGGCCGTCGAATCTGTGGGCAGGGACAAGCGTGACCAGCCAACGAACCACGAGCCGCATCGAGCATCTGTTGCGGGTCGGTGACGAGAACACCATTCGATTTCTGTCGGTCGAGCCGCAATATGAGCAAGTCGACCTGGGCAAATGGCTTCCTCACCTGAACTGGGTGATTCAGGGAGGCGAGTCTGGACGAGGCGCCGCCCGGTTCGAGCTCGAGTGGGCGCGTCTGCTGATTGCCCAGTGCCGGGAGCACGGCGTGCCGTACTTTCTGAAGCAGCTTGGCGCATCTGTGACCAGCGACGGAATGTCGCTGCGATTTGAAGATGGCCACGCCGGCAACTGGGACGAATGGCCGGACGATCTGCGTGTGCGGGAGTTGCCGACTCTACCCAAGGTTGGCAGTGGCGTTGCAGAGTCGCTGGCACGTAAACCTACGGACACAGCTTTCAGTGCGTGGGAGACAGGCTGCAGGAACGCCTGA
- the tcmP gene encoding three-Cys-motif partner protein TcmP, whose protein sequence is MSVADTNPDYWSEYSNLQHVKHAIIRNYLNGWFPKLTLGESGVRRLLYIDTHAGRGKHLSGELGSPLVALTTLLEHSAMERILRRAEVRYIFIERDEANLESLRQELSQCEVPSKVIVDTADGDCFEIITGAIDRLEEQGRRLAPGFIFLDPYGFRIPGQLLRRIMKIPKTELFVNVIWRELDMAIALAKRGSQPGMVRTLDSVFDGDGWRQIDAGTSDERAEQCADVFRAISGAQWGTHIRMMDNNRIRYFLLHLTNHDAGRDLMKECIWNACPDGGFLASKSDNPRQRLLIEPEPDLGPLRQWIRDQLATAPRRWKSDLTSALRRELWLGKHLNGCVRDMRREGMIAADSYEGQFAAKNNPLLHLAEGEV, encoded by the coding sequence ATGAGTGTCGCTGATACGAATCCCGACTACTGGTCCGAATACTCGAACCTCCAGCACGTCAAACACGCCATTATCCGGAACTATCTCAATGGCTGGTTTCCGAAGCTTACCTTGGGCGAATCTGGGGTGCGGAGGTTGCTCTATATCGATACACATGCTGGTCGAGGAAAACATCTGTCTGGAGAGCTTGGCTCACCTCTTGTTGCTTTGACAACGCTGCTCGAACATTCCGCGATGGAGCGGATTCTCAGGCGTGCTGAGGTGCGTTACATCTTCATTGAGCGCGACGAGGCCAACCTCGAGTCGCTGCGTCAAGAATTGTCGCAGTGCGAAGTCCCTTCGAAGGTGATTGTCGATACCGCGGACGGTGATTGCTTTGAAATCATCACTGGCGCGATCGACCGATTGGAAGAGCAAGGGAGGCGGCTGGCACCAGGGTTCATCTTCCTTGATCCCTATGGCTTTAGGATTCCGGGGCAACTGCTTCGTCGGATCATGAAGATCCCCAAGACTGAATTGTTTGTCAATGTGATCTGGCGGGAGCTCGATATGGCGATCGCTCTTGCCAAACGCGGTTCGCAGCCGGGAATGGTCCGCACACTGGACTCTGTGTTCGATGGCGATGGTTGGCGGCAGATCGATGCCGGGACCAGCGATGAACGTGCCGAGCAATGTGCTGATGTGTTTCGTGCGATTAGCGGCGCCCAGTGGGGCACGCACATACGCATGATGGACAATAACCGTATCCGGTACTTTCTTCTGCACTTGACCAATCACGATGCGGGACGTGACTTGATGAAGGAGTGTATCTGGAATGCGTGTCCCGATGGTGGATTTCTCGCCAGTAAATCTGACAACCCGAGGCAGCGATTGCTGATCGAGCCGGAGCCAGACCTCGGTCCACTTCGGCAGTGGATCAGGGATCAGCTTGCAACTGCTCCTCGCCGGTGGAAGAGCGACCTCACAAGTGCCCTCAGGCGAGAACTGTGGCTTGGCAAGCACTTGAACGGGTGCGTTCGCGACATGCGGCGAGAAGGGATGATTGCCGCAGATTCTTACGAAGGACAGTTTGCGGCGAAAAACAATCCGTTGCTGCACCTCGCGGAAGGTGAAGTGTGA
- a CDS encoding helix-turn-helix domain-containing protein: MATKPEDRSRQTARRRVHVIATNAAYEKLCRTSLNRLPPQHRKQIHLQTVSSQKQTSSQRAQACQTLYVSRLADLPQKGARGEHKVESNAKHLLFVSGPIEAMAARLPRLGIRSPHRLHLAAEREEENVAGLIYRLFSGMTHADGSQPIVDAWVEQDNLVLLSPAFDRMVVPLEKLSPLIGTDSKKIAAFDIDEDGVFLYWPHADVHLGREQFRQIVDPVAAVAAQQKSQEFNRRYGAAIRELREESGLRQSDVPGITARHLRRVEHGGSPATSGVLRALADAHGRSLDDYLKQLATRLRQQAPENARHRSKRRNRS; this comes from the coding sequence ATGGCAACCAAACCTGAAGACAGGAGCCGTCAGACGGCCCGACGACGTGTTCACGTGATCGCGACGAACGCGGCGTATGAGAAACTCTGCCGAACGTCGCTGAATCGCCTGCCTCCGCAGCACCGCAAACAGATCCATCTCCAGACCGTTTCGAGCCAGAAGCAAACCAGTTCGCAACGAGCACAGGCCTGCCAGACACTTTACGTCTCCCGGCTGGCCGATCTGCCCCAAAAGGGAGCACGCGGTGAACACAAGGTCGAAAGCAATGCAAAGCATCTCCTGTTCGTCTCCGGGCCGATCGAAGCAATGGCTGCGCGCCTGCCCCGGCTTGGCATCCGCAGTCCACACCGCCTGCATCTTGCGGCAGAGCGAGAAGAAGAGAACGTCGCGGGACTGATCTACCGGTTGTTCAGCGGTATGACGCACGCAGACGGCTCGCAGCCGATCGTCGACGCCTGGGTGGAACAGGACAACCTGGTCCTGCTTTCCCCTGCCTTCGATCGGATGGTCGTGCCTCTGGAAAAGCTCTCGCCTCTGATCGGCACTGACTCGAAGAAGATCGCCGCCTTCGATATCGACGAGGACGGCGTCTTTCTCTACTGGCCCCACGCCGACGTGCACCTCGGCCGGGAGCAGTTCCGACAGATCGTTGACCCGGTCGCTGCAGTCGCCGCACAGCAGAAATCGCAGGAGTTCAACCGCCGCTACGGAGCGGCGATCCGCGAACTGCGGGAGGAGTCGGGACTTCGACAGTCTGATGTTCCCGGCATCACCGCCCGTCACCTGCGGCGTGTTGAACATGGGGGGTCCCCGGCAACCAGCGGCGTACTCCGCGCTCTGGCGGATGCGCACGGACGGTCGCTCGATGACTATCTGAAACAGCTGGCGACGCGTCTGCGGCAGCAGGCCCCCGAGAACGCCCGCCACCGGTCAAAGCGTCGCAATCGCTCGTGA
- a CDS encoding DUF4160 domain-containing protein, translated as MATVEAFAIAGLKIWFWSNDHEPPHFHAKRDGEWEVKMHFLFDPSEMVEVCWSKKRPSSRTLKDLTALADQHRAELLEQWESIHGI; from the coding sequence ATGGCGACTGTCGAAGCGTTCGCAATCGCAGGACTGAAAATCTGGTTCTGGTCGAATGACCACGAACCACCCCACTTCCACGCCAAACGGGACGGGGAATGGGAAGTCAAGATGCACTTCCTGTTCGATCCGTCAGAAATGGTGGAAGTCTGCTGGTCGAAGAAGCGGCCTTCGAGTCGGACTCTGAAGGATCTGACAGCACTCGCAGACCAGCATCGAGCAGAGCTCCTGGAACAGTGGGAAAGCATCCACGGCATCTGA